The Shewanella zhangzhouensis genome has a window encoding:
- the def gene encoding peptide deformylase produces MASIQTAPIVITGDPVLYQKAAPVTVFDANLDRLAQTLMATMLQAKGVGIAAPQSGESQRLFIVASRPNERYPDAPLMEPVVMVNPVLLSGSSEWELGEEGCLSVPGKRLAIARHLWVDAQWQDLQGRTHSGRLTGFIARIFQHELDHLNGITLLERVTMASQERAAASGETLL; encoded by the coding sequence ATGGCCAGCATCCAAACCGCCCCCATCGTCATCACAGGAGACCCGGTGCTCTATCAAAAAGCTGCACCTGTCACTGTGTTTGACGCCAATCTGGATAGGCTCGCGCAAACCCTGATGGCCACCATGTTGCAGGCCAAAGGTGTGGGCATAGCCGCGCCGCAGAGTGGCGAGAGTCAGCGGCTTTTCATCGTCGCATCCCGCCCCAACGAGCGTTATCCCGATGCACCCCTGATGGAGCCTGTGGTGATGGTCAATCCTGTGCTGCTGTCGGGTTCGTCAGAATGGGAGCTGGGTGAAGAAGGCTGTCTGTCGGTGCCGGGAAAACGGCTGGCCATCGCGCGCCATCTCTGGGTCGATGCCCAGTGGCAAGACTTGCAGGGCCGTACCCACTCCGGTCGTCTTACCGGCTTTATCGCACGGATTTTTCAGCACGAGCTGGATCACCTCAATGGCATCACCCTGCTGGAGCGCGTCACCATGGCGTCACAGGAGCGCGCAGCGGCTTCGGGAGAGACACTACTGTGA
- a CDS encoding SlyX family protein: MQAMQQQIEELQTKLAFNEMTVEELNQEVIKLNDIVAKQTHAIQMLVSKLKAMEPSNIATQAEETPPPHY, from the coding sequence ATACAGGCAATGCAACAGCAAATCGAAGAGCTGCAAACCAAGCTCGCTTTCAACGAGATGACGGTGGAAGAGCTGAATCAGGAAGTCATTAAGCTCAACGACATTGTTGCCAAGCAAACTCACGCGATTCAAATGCTGGTGAGTAAGCTTAAAGCGATGGAACCGAGCAATATCGCGACCCAGGCGGAAGAAACGCCGCCGCCCCACTACTGA